From the Prochlorococcus sp. MIT 1223 genome, the window AAGCTTTTCCCATTTAAATTTTTGATTGAGATGAAAGTTAGGCTTCAAGAAAACGCTTTGGATATAAAAATTATTGTCCATAATCGTGGAGAAGAAAATATGCCTTATTCAATTGGTCTGCATCCTTATTTTAAGGTAAGTGATTTGTCCAATGTTTCTTTTAGAGGATTGGCTGAGACTTGTACCAATCATTTTGATATGTCTATAAATTCTACAAGGGTTCAATTAGAAGAAATTTCATCAGGTATTGACTTCATTACAACAACAACAGGACCTGTCTCATTTATTGACTTGGAGACTAATCAATCTATTGAAATGCAAAATAAATCTCCTATGGATTTAGCTGTTATTTGGACTGACCCTCCAAGAAAAATGATTTGCATGGAGCCTTGGACTAGTCCAAGGGAATCTTTGATCAATGGAAATAGAAGGTTAGTTCTAGAACCTGGATGTCTCCATTCTTTTGCTTCTAAGTTCGTTTCTAATTGATCAATTCTTATCTTCTAGGAAGTTGATGATGTAATTTGCTTTAAATTAAAGATCAGTTCTTATTGATATGAGAGCCAATGTTTCATCGACAAATGCTGTCAATGTAAGTGACCTGCGTCTGTTGGCTAAGCGGCGCCTACCTCAAATGGTTTTTGATTATATAGATAGTGGAGCGGATAGAGAGCAGACATTGTCAGATAATTGCACTGCATATAATCAAATTTTATTTAGGCCAAGATGTGCCGTATCAACACCAAATTGTGATCTATCCATTTCGGTTTTGGATCAGAGTTTCAAGTTGCCTTTCATTCTTGCTCCAGTAGGAAGTAGTCGAATGTTTTTCCCTAAAGGTGAAGTGGTTGCAGCTCGTGAAGCTGGAATAGCAGGAACTGGCTATTCTCTTTCAACTTTATCTGGATGCAGATTAGAGGACGTAAAAGAGGCAACAAATTGTCCAGCTTGGTATCAGCTTTATTTACTAGGAGGCAGAGATGTTGCCCTTAAAACTATTGAAAGAGCTAAGAAGGCAGGTTTTTCAGCGATTGTTGTCACTATAGATACCCCAGTTTCTGGATTAAGAGAACGTGATGTAAGGAATGGGACCAAAGAATTGTTATCTATGAACCCTCTTGTGATGCTTCCTTATATTGCTCAAATGTTAGTCAAACCTTGTTGGTTAACTGAGTGGTTGGGAGATGGAGGTTTAATGAGTTTTCCCAATGTGCAATTAGAAAATGGACCTATGGGTTATACCGAGATTGGACCAGCCTTGGAACAATCGGTCGTAACTTGGGAAGATCTGAAATGGATCAAAGATGCATGGGGAGGAAAAATAATTGTTAAGGGAGTGCATATCGGAGACGATGCACGAAAAGCTATTGATTATGGTGCAGATTCAATAGTTGTTTCTAATCATGGTGCAAGACAACTTGATAGTGTCGCACCTACAATTAGGGTTCTTCCTGAGATAGTTAGAGCAGCAAATAATGAGATAGATGTTCTTTTGGATGGAGGAATTCGTCGAGGAAGTGATGTAATTAAAGCGCTTTGTTTAGGAGCTAAAGGTGTTTTAATTGGGAGAGCATATGCCTATGGACTTGCAGCCGCTGGTGGCCCTGGCGTGGCAAGATCGATAGAGATTCTACGTTCAGATATTTTGCGCACTATGAAATTACTTGGTTGTGATTCAGTTAGTAAATTAGATCCTTCATTTGTTACTCTTCCAGATGAATGGGGTTATAATTAAAATAGAATATTGAGAGTCAATTAAAAATAAAAGGTATCAATGAAAATAATTGTATTTGATGATGATCCTACTGGATCTCAGTCAGTTTATGGATGCCCATTATTATTGAAATTTGATGAAGAAATACTTAGCGAAGGTATATTAGATCATTCTAAATTACTTTTCTTATTAACTAATACAAGGTCTATGTCGGCTAGTAAAGCAGAAGACAGAACCCGACAAATTTGCAAATCTTTCTATAAAGCTGCATATAAAAATCTAGATTTTAGAAAAGTTTTATTTATTAGTAGAGGTGATTCAACATTAAGAGGACATGGAGTAATTGAACCTAATGTTATTAATCAAGAGTTAGGACCTTTTGATGCAACTTTCCATGTGCCAGCATTT encodes:
- a CDS encoding galactose mutarotase, encoding MNSQLIRKLSPYHHWEYKNLETGDLLRIVPERGGLITQWICNKKEILYLDQERFKSFNKSVRGGIPVLFPICGSLPKDLLRLPQGDFLIKQHGFARDIPWEIHSLDDQKGISLNLSDTEATRKLFPFKFLIEMKVRLQENALDIKIIVHNRGEENMPYSIGLHPYFKVSDLSNVSFRGLAETCTNHFDMSINSTRVQLEEISSGIDFITTTTGPVSFIDLETNQSIEMQNKSPMDLAVIWTDPPRKMICMEPWTSPRESLINGNRRLVLEPGCLHSFASKFVSN
- a CDS encoding alpha-hydroxy acid oxidase, whose product is MRANVSSTNAVNVSDLRLLAKRRLPQMVFDYIDSGADREQTLSDNCTAYNQILFRPRCAVSTPNCDLSISVLDQSFKLPFILAPVGSSRMFFPKGEVVAAREAGIAGTGYSLSTLSGCRLEDVKEATNCPAWYQLYLLGGRDVALKTIERAKKAGFSAIVVTIDTPVSGLRERDVRNGTKELLSMNPLVMLPYIAQMLVKPCWLTEWLGDGGLMSFPNVQLENGPMGYTEIGPALEQSVVTWEDLKWIKDAWGGKIIVKGVHIGDDARKAIDYGADSIVVSNHGARQLDSVAPTIRVLPEIVRAANNEIDVLLDGGIRRGSDVIKALCLGAKGVLIGRAYAYGLAAAGGPGVARSIEILRSDILRTMKLLGCDSVSKLDPSFVTLPDEWGYN